The Apus apus isolate bApuApu2 chromosome 4, bApuApu2.pri.cur, whole genome shotgun sequence genome contains the following window.
CACTTTTCAGGCCTTGTTGCTGTCCAACTGTTTATTCAAGGTACAAGCCCCTTCAGGGTTGGGACCAGGGATGACACTTGATGTTCATGTGTGCTTGGTGACAGTGAGTGATGGACAACTTGGGCTGAAGCCAAGAGGGTTGGAACAAGCACCAGCTGAGAGGGGCTGGAACCACAAGGAGCTGGAACCCAGTTGGCAATGGAGAGGAGCTGGAACCCAGTTGGCAATGGAgatgcagctcagctggaggagATGACTCTGGACTGGTTCTGAAACCAACTGGGGTCCAAAACACCCTGGAAGCAGGAACCAGCTGGGCCTGAAAcaagagcagaaacaaagtGGTGCAGAAACAAACAGGAGCCACAAATGAGCTGGACCTGAAATCAATGGGGGCAGGAAGAAATTACCTGAAGGTGCAAAGGAGCTCCAGCCAGAGTTGCccatgagctgcagctgcaaccAAACAGACCCACAAACCAGCTGGCATCATCCATGAGCTGGACCTGAACccagagcagaaacaaacatGAGCCAGGACTGAACTGGGGCCATCCAGGAGCTGGGCCTGAAAAAACAGGGGCACAACCAGCCAACCTGAAGCTGCACATGAGCTGGAGCCACAAGGCCCTGGTGCTGCAAACGAACTGGAGCCTTCAGGGGCAGGACCTGGAAGTGGAACAGAAGCAATTGGGAGACAGAACTGAACTGGAACCATCCCAGAGATGGACCTGAAAGAAGCAGGGGCCCAAGTGAGCATCCCAGATGCTCAGAAAGCAGACAGGGCAGTCACTCAAAATGAGATTCTTTCTAATCAAAGTTATTTAGCTCTCCAATAACCACAAACCACTTTATTACATGCAAATAGCTGTATCAATGATCTAACTCTATATAAAACACCTATTCTACATATATACACCTAAGAAACAGATCTAGCTATAGaatataaatatgaaaagcTATGTCAATAGCTGGGATGCCAGGCAGGACAATCCCACACAGCTGACTCCAGCATTCCCCAGTTCCCACCACCCATCCACTAGAAGGATGTCCCCCAGGGTGCAGTCACTCACCTCTCAGAGGGCTCTCAGCCCCAGGCAGTTCCCTTGGGACATCCCAATCCCAGGGGacagtcccagctgcagccctgctgctcccaggaggaCTGGCTGGACTCACCCTGTGGCCACAGgggcctggagctgcagcagagccgggagggggtgcaggcaggagggtcTGGTGGGAGCTCCTGAAACCAGCTGGGagtggagaggagctgggagacaTGACACTGCACTGGTTCTGTAACTGACAGGAGCCCAAAACACACTGGAAGCAGGAACCAGCTGGGCCTGAaaccagagcagaaacaaagtGGTGCAGGAACAAACAGGAGCCACACATGAGCTGGACCTGAAATTAACGGGGGCAGGAACAAATTACCTGAAGGTGCAAACGAGCTCCAGCCAGAGTTGCccatgagctgcagctgcaaccAAACAGACTCACAAACCAGCTGGCACCATCCATGAGCTGGACCTGAACccagagcagaaacaaacatGTGCCAGAACTGAACTGGGGCCGCCCGGGAGCTGGGCCTGAAAAAACAGGGGCACAACCAGCCAACCTGAAGCTGCACATGAGCTGGAGCCACAAGGCCCTGGTGCTGCAAACGAACTGGAGCCTTCAGGGGCAGGACCTGGAAGAAGCAGGAGCTGAACTGACAAACAGAACAACCCAAAAACAAGAGCCCAAACTGAGCTGGACCCAAAAGAACCGGGGACCCAACCAAGCGACTGTCCTGGGTGCTCACCAAGCAGACAGGGCAGTCATTCAGAATGAGATTTCTTCTAATCCAAGTTAATTAGTGCTCtgacaaacaacagcaaaccaCTGTGCAGCTGCCAGTAGCTGTATGTAACACCAAGAAATAGCTATATAAATAGCTGGGGTGCCAGGCAGGACAAtcctccctggctgcctgcagccctccccagctcccagctccccctcagcaggacccccagcccctcacctctCACAGAAGGGCTCTCAGCCCCGGGGGTCTCCTTGGCACAGGCAGCCGAGGGTCTGCCCAGGGCTCCACACCCCACGTggctcctggcagggctggggctcctctgtccttctgtctgtccatcctgcagagggagagaggtGGGACAGtcagcacccagcactgcaccgggggcaggaggggaggcaggaCACCTGGGATGTCCCATTTCTCCCCAGAAGCGCAGGTGAGAGCCAGGACCTGGCTGAAAACCCAcagcaggatgaggggcaaAGCCCTGGGTGGCCCTTCCCCACGCACCTCACATGTCCCAGGGTGTCCTGTGTCCCTCAGGAACAGCTCTCAGCTTCCACAAGGCAGAGTCCTCGTGTCCAGGCCCGGGCTGTCCTTGGGTTTGCTTCCCTTCTGCACAAGCACTGCCCGTGTCTCCAGCAGaactccagcacctcctcacCCTGCGGGGCAGAACCAaggggcacagcccagccaagTCCATTGGCTTTCACACAGCTCAGACCCACCAGAGCCACCCTCAGGGCAGGGCATGTTCTGCACAGCCcgggcaggggcagaggcagcacacGCCTGCCTGGAGCCATCCCTGGGGCTCCCCTGAGGCCTGGGAGCCAGGCCTGCAGGGAGGTGTCaccccggggctgcagcccagggatcTGCAGGAGCCCCAGACCCCCCGGAGCCTCGCTCCTCCCTCCTGCGCCCCAGCCAAGTCACCACGGCCACCCCCACAGCCCCACTCACCCTCACTCGTGGGCTCCTGGCACAAACCCGGCGGCTGAGAGACTGTGGGCAGCCCAGCACACGATGGGAAGGGCTTGGAGAGGGATGGGGCTCAACCAAACACTCCATTTCctgggggggaagagagaagtgGGTCAAAATCCCTGCAGAAACCCAGGAACTGCCGTGCAAAGTCACACCTGGAACACTGAATCTTACCTGGAACCCACAGGCAGCAAGCACATGCAGGGGGCTGGTCACCAGCTGCTGACACACACCAGCTCATCCACTGCCttaagcaaaaggaaacaaacatgcAGGGAACGACagcctggagctcagcagcactcCCAGAGAAAGGCTgttccagcctggctgccctgaGGAACCCCTGCTGCAGTTctggtcccagccctgctgcccccagcagtgacacccccagccctgctggcaccagctcCCAGGTTTGGGAAGAGAGAAACCAAACCCATtcctcagaggagctgctggaaccTGGGGCTGAGAACCAGAGGTACCTGTGGAcaaagccaggcagcagcagacagggGGGGAGCCAATTCAGGTGCCTCCAGCTCTCggtgcttctcctgctgctcctcattaCTGCCCATGATTGGGGCAGGAACCAGCACCTCTGGTGTCCAGGGAATGTCCTGTTTGTGCAGCTGGAACCCTCCCGGCCTGTCTGGGGCTGGAAAAGGGCACAGCCTGGAGCAACCCAGATCAACCCAGGTCTCACTTCGGGCTCCTGGCCAGCCCAGCAGGTCTCGCATCCCACGGGGACcatcccctctgccccagccatgTGTGAACTCCCCCCGAggagcccccagcccggcccagcagtgctgcccagcccGCGCCCACCCGCAGCCCCCAGAGCCCTCCCGGCACAGCAGCACCCGCAGCCCTGGCCCCCAGCCCAGAGCCCCCTCCCCTGAGCCCGGACCTGGGGAACACCCGTgtccagagcagcccagggggGCCCAAAACTTGCCCGCAGAGCCGGGTGCGGGGGAGCCGGGGCGGGAACCAACCTGGGACGCAGCCCGGAACGCAGCGGGGCAGCGACGGGTTCGTGCTGCCGGTTCCCGGGCCGGGAAACTCCTCGTCCCCTGCAGCAGCGACAGCAGCTCCGGGCACCCGCACCCCCAGcccgggcacccccagccccgggcacccccagcagccccgggcacccccagcagccccgggcacccccagcccgggcacccccagccccgggcacccccagcagccccgggcacccccagcagccccgggcacccccagcagccccgggcacccccagccccgggcaccCCCAGAAGCCCCGGGCACCCCCAGAAGCCccggcacccccagccccgggcaccccctcccccccagccgcccccgccccgctctGCGCGCGCTGCTCCCGCCCCTGGCGGaggcgccccctggcggccaCACGCGGTAACTGCGCCCCGGGGCCATTCAAAGCCTCGGGGCCGGCACGCGCTGCCGCTCCCACCAATCAGCGCTGCCGGCGGCTCCGGGGCCCCAGCCAATGGCGGGACGGGGGGGGCGGGAGCAGCCCCGCGCGGGGGCGCCGCCTGGCGGGGGAAGCGCGGCACTGCCCCAGCCCGCCCCCCGGAGCGGCGAGGGGCCGCTCGGCGGCTCCAGAGTCCTCCTGCTGGAATTACTGCTGGAACTGTTGGGCAAACCCTAGAAGCCTTTGAGGAGAATAGTAATAGGGTGGTTCTTTTGTTGTTCCTGGCTCTTTCTAAGAATGAGCGCCATAAATGACCACTTCTCTTTAGGGTTGTTTCCTGTAAAGACACTTAGGTTTCACCCCCcgaaaaaaaagataataaaaaacctgttgaaaaaagaaagcagggaaaaaaacaaccaaccccaaactcaaaggaaaagatgaaataattCTCTAGGCCTGTTGGTGTCATTCTGCTCTAAAATCTTTCTGTCCGGGGCGCACTGGGACAGGTGACCCTGCTGCCCTGGTGCTTTGTGCCTCTGCACATACCCAGGTCAGATCCCTGGGCAGCACACTCCTGGATGAAAACATGACAACACCTGCGTGGCCCTGCATTGCAAGAAACTGTCACTGCTCTTTCAGTACTGTGTGTGTGAGGGCTACACAggctctgcacagctcctgctgccaggagagcaTGCACACCCTGTGACACCTGTGGGAGAGCTATGGAGAGGTGTAAATTCCTGAGCCCAGCCttgcagcagggaggtgataGTCACAggatatttgttagtaaatcCAAGAGAAATATAGCCTACTAAAAATTTACTAacataatgaatttgctatactaagggttgcttttaatactctgtgctttgtgaaactgtcagtcaactatgccaagcatcctgtaggttgtgataataacatcaagtcttctaagaacctgtggtgCCTGCAGAGAACACTCATGTTGgttctgacccacctgggcaatctaccagcgggagactggagacaggaccaggaggagagacaggaccaagatgacaaaggactagaatcaacaaagacccccacaggagaccctcgagcacgCATCCTTACAAAGATAGCCAactccaggaaataaaaatgactatgtaaaagaattctgggaactcattgacatggaactgaatatgtGTGTTTTTGGTGTATGTGAGTTGGGGTGTTTCACTAAGTGGTcagagcactcatggtggagaatccccagtgctgcaataaagaatgcctgctccataacagcttgtttgttgttattgggtcttgatctggaaatccttacccagccccacccagcctcccactgtggtgaggagtgttagaaagccaagggggtttggaagctccgaatttttgtttcaagtctctacaactgcctcaaaggtcattgtagagaggttggtgttggtctcttctcacaggtcattagccacagaacaagagggaatggcttcaagctgcaacagggcaggtttagactggacagcaggaattttttttccacagaaagagtggttagacactggaataggctgcccagggaggtggtggagtcaccatccctggatgtgttgaagggtcatttggatgtggtgttggtggagatggtttaggggagaacttggtagagtagggatgatggttggactcggggatcccaaggggcttttcccacctgaatagttctatgattctacgaatttgctgaaaatctgtgtttatcaaaaaaaagcatttgaaaccTGTAGATGTTGGTTATTCATTGAGATAAGTAAAACTGTGTGGGGGGGAACAAAAACCACATCGAGAGAAAACATGTGGAATAAAACCAGAGTTTACGTAGCAGTGCAACAGTAAGAACTGGAGAAAAACAAGTCCCAGGTAATCCACAGCCTGCCCTTGAGAAACGGGCCTGCAAGTACATCCAAAAACATCAGCAAATTGACCAATCATTTTTGGTTTCTTTATGTACTGTAGAACTGGggctgattttttcttttttttccccaaaagcaaaattatatgAGTGATCTCTTATCTCCCTGTTTTTTCTATCATcaatgaaactttaaaataatagctAAAATTGTATAATATACTGACTTCCATTGTTTCAGCTGTCACAATAGCTGTAGTGTACAACTGAGGAGGTGTCCATAGCAGTTAGGTATCTGTCCTGAATGTTTAAAAAGAGGAGCAACTGGATGTTGCAGGCTTTTTCTCCTCAATACTTTGATGGAGTGTTGAGTGCAGATGACACCCCTGCTGAGCTGTGACATTTGGACTGGTTCCCCTTGCTTTCTGAACTCCCTCTCAGGGAGGagtctggctgcagctggagccagcCTTGGCCTCTGACTGTGAAGAAAAGTTTAAACCCTCAGTCGTGTCACGGAGTTTGTTTATGGCAGCTCAAGCTGGCACCTCTGCAGAGGAACCCTGTCCATACTGGTTCTGCACCTCTGAAGGGCTGGTAGTCTGACCATGTGCTTGTCTGCATTATGTGCGTGCAAGTGGTGATCCCATTATCTCCCACCCTGGTGATGTCCTCCCTTTCTGATAGGTTCTGTACTTCTCTACCTGAGGGTCCCTGTTTACCATCAGTCACTTCTCATCAGGATTGTCCCTCAAACAGTCCGATTTCTCCAACAAGTTTTGGTCAATCCATCTTAGCAATTTATAAGGTCATTTTGAGTAATTACCTTGTTGACTACATCTGGTTACGATATCATTCCAGGTGGCAAAGTAAAAGTTTGCAAAGGTTTAATCACAGTTTAATTAGAATTGGAGCCTAAGGCCTAATGGCTCCAGCTGCTCAAGCTGAGTCCAACCACTTAATTCAGGTGGTTTCCAGTTTGCCCAAATCTCATACCATTTACACCATGAATCCGCAGATTCCTTCAATCAATATGTTAATCTCTATAGTTAGTACCCAAGGGATTTCTCCACAGGAGATTTTCTTCTGGGCATGTCCTCGTTTCTGTGTTCCCCCACCTTGCCCTGTGGCCATgtccctgctgggctctgcccacccccctggggtgtccctgcccatctcTTCTCCTCCCAGTGCAACCAGATccctgtttgtttctttggcCCATGGGGGTATCCCCACTGCTCTCAGCCCTGCCCTAGGGTGTGTCCCCAGAGGAAGGTGATGGAAccacctgctgctccctcagccccttAATTCCAGCTGGTGTTCAGCCCTGCCCCTTTCCCAAGGGATAGTGGGAAGGCTGGTGGGTGGACCCTGGGGTATATGAGCCACCACTAGTCGCTGGAGTGCTTAATCTGCCTTGAGGCTTTGCtggtgttgggtttttgctCTTCTTGTGCTGGCTTTGGTCCTGTCAAAGCCTGGTGGGTGAGTGTGCTTAGAAGCTTGTGGAAACAAGGCTGTCCCCTTTCTCTCAGTCTCCAGGTAAGCAGTATGTATAGTTAGAAGAGTGTTTCTTGGCAGGCAGCTTTTTGTCCTGTTGGTTACTTCATCTCACATGTTTTGAGGTGGGAAGGTGGTTTAATCTTCTGTaatgttgtttcctttttgcagGTCATGAAGAGGAGCCTGGTGACTGCAGGACTGATGCAGTTGGTTGTCTGTGGAGCTTCTTGAAAGAAAGCTGGATGGATACTTCTTGTTCCCTGAAAGGTAAGTTgtgggatgggtgctggggaggcaTTAGAAGATAGAGGGGCCAAGGGTGGGAATTGCAGGGAGGGACTTTGAAGCTGAGTAGGGGAGAGGGCTGTTTGTGGTCTGTTCCTTGGGGTGGGTTAAGGGGGAGGCTTATTCCTCAGTATGAAGCCAGTatgtgccaggcagggcagctccagccttcGTGTGTCTGTGCCATGGTGTAGTTTGCGTTGCCCATCATCTGTTCCTCAGGCCCGCTTTGGGTCCCAGTCTTCTCTTTGTGGTCAAGAAGCATAGGGTGCATCCTGAGTCTCTTTCTTATGGTCTTGAATGTCTGTGCTTATCATTGTTGTGCTGATCAGGTGCTTCTTCCCTTGTGTGCTGATCAAGCACTGCTTTTCTTGTGTTAGAATCCAAAAGAGCGGCTTGGTCTTGTGATTCAGGCATTTCTTCTTGGTCGTCTTTTGCGCCGGTGTTGTGGTTGGTGTCATCAGCACCACTCTTGAGCTGTCTCATTTCCAGGGAGCCCTTTTTCTGGGCCTTCTTTCCTGTGTCCTTGCTTTCTTTGGTCTTAGCAAGGCTTCTTGTGCATCCATTCATCTACTGTTTTGACTGTGATGTTTTGTCGGCGATCATGATGCTTGACTCTTGGAGGCTGCCTTATGGTCGTCTCATTGTTGATTTGCAATATGGATGTTGGGATCAATATGTTAACTAAAAGGATATCAGTTTGTGTTGTGCATGTTTTAAAGGTCTGGCCAAACTGACTGCTTGTTGGTGTGACTTGACTTAACATGAGTAATGAATGTTAACACCTTAGGCTGCTAATctaatttttcagctgaatttttgTGATGATCCTGAGTGAGACTTTGACTCCACCACCTGTAAAAGTATGAAACAAGATGAAGACAAAAAATTACTCAAAATTATTATCTACAAAAGGAAGATGCTTTGACAAACTGAAGTTGGAGGAATTGGAGAGTCAAAGTTTCCTagctgtgaagaaaaacaaacaactggaAAAGAGCCAAGTAACTGTCAACAAGTCACTGATTGTGATCAGGGACCCTGAGAGTAGCATAGAACCCATCAGGATGGGAAGATGATGTCATCATGGGAGTTAATTGGATGAACAGCTGTATGTACAAACATGTTGTCCAACTTACAACCTTACAAAGGCATGGGTACAGTACAGATGGGGTTCCTTTCCAGAGCTTCAGCTGCAGTAAACTGATTCTGTGGCAGAACTGTGTTTGAGCTTTTTTACAGTCCAAAGCAAAAGATTGGATACGACAACACCTGGTGCTCTCTATGAGAATTAATTTGGAAAGCAAGGATATGCCATCTGAATCTCATCACAAGGCAGGAAGGACTTGGTGGATTTTACTTCAACTTGTGTCTCATGTTAGTGGACCTGTATGTCTCACCACATGGTGATATTGGTACTTGAGGAGTAACTTTTCTGGCTAAAAGCTTCCTTTGATGCTTGTGTTGTATCTTGTGTTTCtgtgttgtgtgtgtggttgggtTGGAGCTGCTCTTTCTGGGGTCTGTAGCAATGGTGGGGTTAgctgaagaacagcaaaaagagCATGTGGTAAATACTGATCTGCTGTCTGTGTCTGTTGAGGCTCAGACAGGGTATTTGAAGTCAAGGAGTTGTGGTCagcaggagaggctgctggagctATTTGGGAGTGGGTACTGAAGTGCAAGTCAGTGTCCAAGTTATTAAGGCTTGAATGTGTGGGGCTTCATGGAAATGGAGATTTTAAGTTAGCTGTAGGTAGTTGGGATCTAGGTGGTGTTCCTCAATAGAAACATCTGGAACCATTCAGCTGTTGCTCAGCATCTAATGGATTGTTTGATAATTTGTTTTCAGCTACAGAGGGAGGAGCCACACAGGGAAGGACAGtagaggagaggagcagagagcagcaaggagcagctcCAACCTGTGTCTGGTGTGTtatttgtttgtcttttgtCTGACACTGTGAACTCCATGTCTTGATGTCTCCCTAGCTCTTGGTGATCAGCAGGCACCTTGGCAGCTCTCCTAATGGTCTTGAATGCATCATCTTATAGGCATACAGCCTTTTGAGTCCTTCTAACCTTGCAATCTTAGCTTCAAGTGTGGATCTCATGGCTGTGCCTTGCATCTTAGCTGTTTGAGTGGTCATCTCTAGTGGCAGCAAGTCCACAGCTTTCTTCTTGAGGCCTGTTTCCACTGAGTCATCTTCTTCTGGGGTGTCATCCCCCCATCCTTACCTATCTTACGTCTTGAAGTTAGCTTCTAATGCATCCCTCCTTGTGTCTCATGTTAGCTTTCTCTTGTGGGTGGTGGCAGTCGCCTCACCAGGGCATCCATGCCATTGCAGGGCTTCTCTGCTGGCATCATCTTCTCCATGGGAACTGCTCTTCTGTCCCATGTATCACAGTCATGTTTTGGTACTTGAGAAAGTGGAGTCTTCCATTGAGCAAGGACAAGAGAGGTATGAAAAGCTACAAAGGCTTGGTGAAACAAAgatcctctttaaaaaaaaggaaaacaaaacaaaaccaacaaaacaagaagaaaaaggtgtgtgctttgcttaaaatgtaacaaaattgCTCAAGTTACTGTAGGTGAATGACTTGTGCTCACTACACTATCATGAATATGAAAACCACACCTGGTGTTTTGAGTATGTGCCTCCAACTGAAGATCCTTGTCCTCTGTGTGTACTGTACCTGTAAATCAGCGTGAAATTCACTATCAAATCAGTAGAATGACCATAAATATAGATCAGGTGGAACAAACTAACCCAAGTCCTGTAAATGTACAGAGCTTTGTGACTTCAGGGGGTTGGCTTTGCAGCTTACCACCTGGCTCCACATCTTCATGCAAACATGCAACAGATGAAAACATTTGTGCTGTGTCTATTGGCATCTCCCAGCCCACTTCTGGGATAACAGCCTTGCTTGTGCCATCCCTGTGTACTCATTGTCTACATGTGAGGGTGGGAGCTGCCCTGTCCAGGGATGCAGCAATACTAATGTGACTGGGGTACCACAGCTTTAGGGTGGGGTGGAAGTCAGTCCATCTGCACTGATTCTGTAGGCCAAGGCCATAAGATCCATTTCTGGGCAAGCAGGTGTAGACAGCTGCCACAGTTACTTGCAGTTGTTATAGTCTGGGGCTAGGACTGGATCCAGCCGCACCTAGACCCCTCTGAGAAGGGGTTTAGAgagcaagggggtccagtctgCACCTTGTGACTCACTGGGAGGGGTAGTTGAATAGGTTGAGGCCAGgattggatccagctgcacctagaCTCTGCTCTGAgagagtttagaaagcaagggggtccagtctgaacctcacAACTTATTGGGAGCAGTAGTTTGTGGGGTAGTTGAGTGGGTAGAGGCCAAGGTTGGATCCAGCCGCACCTAGGCTCCTCTGAGAAGGAGCTTAGAgagcaagggggtccagtctgaacctcagAACTAAATGGGAGCAGTAGTTTGTGGGGTAGGTGAGTGGGTAGAGGCcaaggttggatccagctgcacctaggCTCCTCTGAGAAGGAGCTTAGAgagcaagggggtccagtctgaacctcatGACTCCCTGGGAGCAGTAGTTGGTGGGGTAGGTGAGTGGGTTGAATTGGGCAATGTGCCTTAGCTTGTACAAATGGGAATTGATAGCTGTGATTTCTTTTAGAGGTAGTTGGAAGGCATGTAGAGAAATCATATGTGGGGTTTCATCACGCTACCTGTGGGGATCCAGGTAATTTGATCTACGTGGactttcatactttttttcagatgcagagcAACAAGCTGCATGCCAAAGGGCTCAGAGGAGGTGAGCAGAGTGCTGGATGAAGATGGGCAGGCATCCAGTGTTGGAGTATCAGCTGGACCTGGAGGTTCTGACCAGGTTATGCTtcttcagctttattttctggGTGCCAAGTGAAGTGAGACATTAGCAGTGGAGCAGACTCTGGGAAGGTGAGTGTTGACTGGAGTGCTTAAGTAGCTGTTTTTGAGGTGCTATATTCTGCAGAGGGCCAAGCCATGCACCAAAGGCAATGGAAGGGAGCAGAGTGCCAGAAGGTGAGTTGGGCAGCAGTGTTTGAGGTACAACAGGTGGTTATGTTAACTGTCTTCCAggttttgttgtcttttatCTAGAAGGTGCAAAGCTGTGAGTCAAGTGGGAAGTCAGCAGTGTAGGTGACTCAGGCAAGGTGAGCAGTGTGTCATGGGCTGCAGTAGCAGGTGTTCTGCTGTGGCCTTGTCAGTCCATTCACAAGCATCACTAGGTTGTGTTCCCAGGGGGTGTGCAAGCCTCCATGTGGCAACACGAAAACTGCAGATTCTGGGCAGGTGAGCAGCCAAGGTGtcagggagcaggaggtgggaatCACTGCGGGCAGGCTGTGGCTTCAGGCAGTATCTGGgtcttttcttcatgttttgcAGATGCTTCAAGCAGGCTTGGAAGGTTGAAGGTGGTGAGAGTGATCCAATGTGAGGTGATTGGCTGGGTCAGAGTCCAAGAGCCAGAGACTGGTGTGGCAGCACAGTGAAGCACTGACCTTTCCTGTGTGTGGGTACTTGTTGGGCTGCCTTTAGGATCCAGTGAGTGTTTGAGGTGAGCTGGGGTAGCAGCAAGGAGGAGCACAGGCCTGGTGGCTTTGCACAAATGTAACACacatttttttgtct
Protein-coding sequences here:
- the LOC127384185 gene encoding uncharacterized protein LOC127384185, which gives rise to MCLLPVGSRATQGFAPHPADGQTEGQRSPSPARSHVGCGALGRPSAACAKETPGAESPSVRGPAPEGSSSFAAPGPCGSSSCAASGWLVVPLFFQAQLLDGPSSVLAHVCFCSGFRSSSWMMPAGLWVCLVAAAAHGQLWLELLCTFRPSWFLLPGCFGPQLVSEPVQSHLLQLSCISIANWVPAPLHCQLGSSSLWFQPLSAGACSNPLGFSPSCPSLTVTKHT